In Porites lutea chromosome 7, jaPorLute2.1, whole genome shotgun sequence, a single window of DNA contains:
- the LOC140943531 gene encoding melanocortin receptor 3-like, giving the protein MYIVENFEELYWSYFANCVFNAILSYAAIMLNIVTIQALRKTASLPTVLRTLLLNLAVSDLGVGVFVQPLYVAFVALRMKDNYNSHDFEGINKAFGILANFFGYASFYGVTVLSADRFLAIHLHLRYRELVTPKRVTAVVVAMWIVSGFASALGFRRLSWDIAMIIFVVNGAVCLTATTFFHYKILAEVRRHSNQIHRLQVAENGKILTRALKIRKYAVGTFYVYLVLLVCYFPQICVFSVELATGNSAWANHASLYTLTMILLNSTLNPLIYCWKMRHVRHAVISILLNIYRSRSV; this is encoded by the coding sequence ATGTACATAGTAGAGAATTTTGAAGAGCTGTATTGGTCATACTTTGCTAACTGCGTTTTTAATGCCATCTTGTCCTACGCTGCCATAATGTTGAACATTGTAACAATACAAGCGTTAAGAAAAACGGCGTCTTTGCCGACGGTTCTTAGAACATTACTTCTCAATCTGGCAGTTTCCGACCTGGGCGTTGGCGTATTTGTACAGCCTTTGTACGTAGCATTCGTTGCCTTGAGAATGAAGGACAATTATAATAGTCACGATTTTGAGGGCATCAACAAAGCATTTGGCATTCTGGCGAATTTCTTCGGTTATGCTTCGTTTTACGGTGTCACTGTCCTCAGTGCCGACAGATTCTTGGCTATTCACCTACATCTCAGATACAGAGAACTTGTCACTCCGAAGCGCGTTACTGCCGTAGTGGTCGCAATGTGGATTGTCAGTGGATTTGCATCTGCTCTCGGTTTCAGACGGTTGTCCTGGGATATTGCCATGATTATTTTTGTGGTGAACGGTGCTGTCTGTCTAACAGCTACAACATTTTTTCACTACAAAATACTCGCAGAAGTACGAAGGCATTCAAATCAAATACATCGCCTGCAAGTCGCAGAGAACGGAAAAATATTGACCAGAGCCTTGAAAATAAGAAAGTACGCAGTTGGCACGTTCTACGTGTATCTTGTTCTTTTGGTGTGTTATTTTCCACAGATTTGTGTCTTTTCTGTTGAGTTAGCCACTGGAAATAGTGCCTGGGCAAATCACGCCTCACTTTACACTCTGACGATGATCTTGCTTAATTCAACACTAAATCCCCTGATTTACTGTTGGAAAATGAGACATGTTCGACATGCAGTCATAAGTATACTACTGAATATTTATCGAAGCCGAAGTGTTTAG
- the LOC140944117 gene encoding mitochondrial amidoxime-reducing component 1-like has product MATYSKYILMIGVPIAVVASIGVLWWQRKKKKPTLNVVGRVSDLIIYPVKSCKGIRVSEAKCFKEGMEYDRCWVIVDEKDVFITQRTHPQLALVVPEIEDNRYLCLNAPKMKTLKLDTTDTSGEVKKLRVKRMDGEGRYVGDEAAEWISNYLEMPGCKIYQLTKPRIILEDDKWGSVAQPGDTAAFGDFAPYLICSEASLDALNEELPSPVTMERFRANIIINGLEAWEEDKWSGKNIRVGDVEFRFLKDCGRCLFVTVDPDLGEKDGEEPLVTLRRIRLPEDRDPRQGQSPLFGVHVTPEGSAVGGSVKLGDSVTLVA; this is encoded by the exons ATGGCTACCTACTCCAAGTATATTTTAATGATTGGCGTGCCTATTGCCGTAGTTGCTAGTATAGGGGTACTGTGGTggcaaaggaaaaagaagaagccgaCTTTAAACGTGGTGGGACGCGTTTCTGACCTGATCATTTATCCCGTCAAGTCGTGCAAAGGAATTCGCGTGTCCGAAGCAAAATGCTTCAAGGAAGGAATGGAGTATGATCG GTGCTGGGTTATTGTGGATGAGAAAGATGTCTTTATCACTCAGCGTACACACCCACAATTGGCTCTGGTTGTTCCAGAAATTGAAGATAACCGATATCTCTGCCTAAATGCCCCCAAAATGAAAACCCTCAAACTGGATACTACAGACACTAGTGGAGAAGTCAAGAAATTAAG GGTGAAGAGGATGGATGGTGAAGGTCGTTATGTCGGAGATGAAGCAGCTGAGTGGATCTCGAATTATTTGGAAATGCCTGGCTGTAAGATCTATCAGCTCACAAAGCCAAGAATTATACTGGAGGATGACAAGTGGGGTAGTGTAGCCCAGCCTGGAGACACG GCGGCATTTGGAGACTTTGCCCCATACCTGATCTGCAGTGAAGCATCCCTAGATGCACTGAATGAAGAGCTGCCATCGCCTGTCACCATGGAACGATTCCGTGCAAACATAATTATCAATGGACTCGAGGCATGGGAAGAG GATAAATGGTCTGGAAAGAATATTCGAGTTGGAGACGTTGAATTTAGATTCCTGAAGGATTGTGGAAG GTGTCTCTTCGTAACAGTCGATCCTGACCTGGGAGAAAAAGATGGAGAGGAACCTCTAGTTACCTTGAGAAG GATAAGGCTTCCAGAAGACAGGGATCCTAGGCAAGGACAATCCCCGCTGTTTGGTGTCCACGTAACACCAGAGGGGAGTGCTGTGGGAGGGAGTGTAAAGCTAGGAGATAGTGTGACTTTAGTGGCTTAG
- the LOC140943532 gene encoding uncharacterized protein, giving the protein MLNNNNSTGATAKGPNSILVASHVIIALLSPVAVVGNAVVLTAIWKKSFQRTPFHILLSVLAITDLCTGVATSIMSIPYLYNHTLYTTESVIGILSGTYLVSLTILVITLMSIERWLHMTRRSSITSRRRCLIAALSLVVPIRLVVLQGIYFFKDSFKLGAGTTMGVYLLSCYLATSVAYFKVFRIIRRHQQQIRGNQSCQSVGQRVIDLAKYKKSVISILYILILFSLSFLPVTVILFLLVKWGKSKGTWEPYHLSLVLLFLSSSLNPALYIWRMRDIRDGVKSLFCPCRSRQ; this is encoded by the coding sequence ATgttgaacaacaacaatagcacAGGAGCAACTGCTAAAGGGCCGAACAGTATTCTAGTGGCAAGTCATGTTATCATAGCTCTTCTTTCTCCCGTAGCAGTAGTGGGGAATGCAGTAGTTTTAACAGCGATTTGGAAGAAGTCCTTTCAGAGAACACCTTTTCATATTCTTTTGAGTGTTTTAGCGATTACTGACTTGTGTACTGGAGTTGCCACTTCTATCATGTCGATTCCCTATTTGTATAACCATACGCTTTATACAACTGAATCAGTAATTGGGATTCTCAGTGGAACATATCTGGTGTCTCTAACAATACTTGTTATAACACTTATGTCTATTGAACGTTGGCTGCACATGACTCGGCGATCCTCAATAACATCGCGCCGTAGGTGTCTCATCGCTGCGCTCTCCCTAGTAGTGCCAATTCGTTTGGTTGTTCTACAgggtatttattttttcaaagataGTTTTAAACTAGGTGCAGGCACCACTATGGGAGTATATCTGCTATCTTGCTACTTAGCCACCTCTGTTGCGTATTTCAAAGTGTTCCGTATAATTCGCCGACACCAGCAACAAATTCGTGGAAACCAGTCGTGTCAAAGTGTTGGTCAACGAGTGATCGACTTGGCGAAATACAAGAAATCCGTAATTTCAATCTTATACattcttattttgttttctctttctttcttgcctGTGACAGTTATACTCTTCCTCCTTGTTAAATGGGGTAAGAGCAAGGGAACATGGGAGCCATATCACCTGTCTTTGGTGCTCTTATTTTTGTCTTCCAGTCTCAATCCTGCTCTTTACATCTGGAGAATGAGAGACATTCGTGATGGAGTGAAATCTCTATTCTGCCCTTGTAGATCCcggcaatag
- the LOC140943534 gene encoding uncharacterized protein, whose protein sequence is MFNITTWPPPFSIPSTMSTGASAKETNSILVVSHVIIVLFSPMAVVGNAVVLMAIWKNSFLRTSFHILLSVLAFTDLCTGMATLLMSIPYLLLHTFETVSQIGIFIEAYLVSLTILVITLMSIERWLHMTHRSLLTSRRGYLTAVISLLVPIPLVTLQVFNFIEERLVLEANAISGVYMLSCYLATSVAYFKVFRIIRQHQQQIHGNQSRQNFGRPAIDMAKYKKSIFSILYILALFSLCILPFIVSLFLLVLLGEEIGMWAPYHVSLVFLFSASCLNPGLYIWRMKDVRDGVKKLCCCTNGFQ, encoded by the coding sequence ATGTTCAACATCACGACTTGGCCCCCTCCATTTTCCATTCCTAGTACCATGAGCACTGGAGCAAGTGCTAAAGAGACGAACAGTATTCTTGTCGTAAGTCATGTGATCATCGTTCTTTTCTCCCCCATGGCAGTGGTGGGAAATGCAGTGGTTTTGATGGCGATTTGGAAGAATTCCTTTCTAAGAACATCCTTTCACATTCTTTTGAGTGTTTTGGCGTTTACGGACTTGTGCACCGGTATGGCGACCCTTCTGATGTCCATTCCTTATTTGCTGCTCCATACATTCGAAACTGTCTCGCAAATTGGAATTTTCATTGAAGCATATCTTGTCTCTCTTACGATACTTGTCATAACTCTAATGTCTATTGAACGGTGGCTGCACATGACTCACCGATCCTTACTCACATCACGCCGTGGATATCTTACCGCTGTCATATCCCTGCTAGTGCCAATTCCCTTAGTTACTCTGCAAGTATTTAACTTCATCGAAGAGCGGCTGGTACTAGAGGCAAATGCTATATCAGGCGTATATATGCTATCGTGTTACTTGGCCACCTCTGTTGCTTATTTCAAAGTGTTTCGCATTATTCGACAGCACCAGCAACAAATTCATGGGAACCAGTCTCGTCAAAATTTTGGTCGACCAGCGATCGACATGGCAAAGTATAAGAAATCCATCTTTTCAATCTTGTACATTCtcgctttattttctttgtgcATTTTACCTTTCATTGTTTCGCTCTTTCTCCTTGTTCTTTTGGGTGAGGAGATCGGAATGTGGGCGCCATATCACGTATCTTTGGTGTTCTTATTTTCAGCATCCTGTCTCAATCCTGGTCTTTATATTTGGAGAATGAAAGACGTTCGTGATGGAGTCAAAAAGTTGTGTTGTTGCACAAACGGATTCCAGTAG